The following coding sequences lie in one Musa acuminata AAA Group cultivar baxijiao chromosome BXJ3-1, Cavendish_Baxijiao_AAA, whole genome shotgun sequence genomic window:
- the LOC135628351 gene encoding ethylene-responsive transcription factor ERF011-like: MEMEMEMEGQLPPDKAATRPKERPFRGIRMRKWGKWVAEIREPNKRSRIWLGSYCTPVAAAKAYDTALFYLRGRTARLNFPDDISIDDRGTTTDMSAASIRKKAAEVGAKVDALQMNAAALFGSQEYPRREGETRYKNPDLNQAPTPDTSDDNWCRSEKEEMFIGCE, from the coding sequence atggagatggagatggagatggaggggCAGTTGCCACCAGATAAAGCGGCAACGAGGCCGAAGGAGAGGCCCTTCCGAGGTATAAGGATGAGGAAGTGGGGGAAGTGGGTGGCGGAGATCAGGGAGCCCAACAAGCGGTCCAGGATATGGCTGGGCTCCTACTGCACCCCCGTGGCCGCCGCCAAGGCTTACGACACCGCCCTCTTCTACCTTCGGGGCCGCACCGCCCGCCTCAACTTCCCCGATGACATCTCCATCGACGACCGCGGGACGACGACCGACATGTCGGCGGCTTCGATAAGGAAGAAGGCCGCCGAGGTGGGCGCCAAGGTCGACGCGCTCCAGATGAACGCTGCCGCGCTGTTCGGCTCTCAGGAGTACCCGCGTCGCGAAGGAGAGACTCGGTACAAGAACCCTGACCTTAATCAGGCGCCGACCCCCGACACCTCCGATGACAACTGGTGTCGCAGTGAGAAGGAGGAGATGTTCATAGGCtgtgaatag